Below is a genomic region from Flammeovirgaceae bacterium SG7u.111.
GATGAAAAAATGATTGTAAGTGTATGAACAAAAATAAGTGCAACCTATATTTTAGTAAAACACTGATCGTCAACACTAAGTTGCTGTCATTAAAATAGCACTGGTGCTTACAAACAAAAAGAGCCTGGTTTATAGCTCAGGCAATATGAAGATGTTTTTCTATTGCCTAAGCCATAAAACTAGTGAGCTAACAGCGGAGCAATGAGCGCTTCTAGGCACACCATTAAATAGTTCTCCCTTCGTACTGGATAAGCCCGCCTTTGAGGTTATAAACCTTTTCGAAGCCTAACTTCACAAACATGTCGCAGGCGCGCCCAGCTCTTTTGCCCGATTGGCAATAGATATACACCGCCTTTGCAGGGTCGAACTGAGCTATTTTATTCTTAAAATTAGGGTTTCGGATATCCAAGTTAAGTGCATTGGGAATCTTACGGTCGTCAAACTCCGATTTAGCCCTTACATCTAACAAATATATTTTTTTCTGGGTACGAATAGCCGTTTCAAACTCCTCCGAACTAAGGACATTGTATTTCTTTTTACCAAAAATCAATTCAGATAATGACATTTTCTACAAGAATAAGTGTACGAACAAAATAAAGACTCTATCTAAACCCAAGCCTTTTCCCTTCAATAGGGACTTACAAATTTACACAAAAAGTCGGGTCGATAGATATTAAAAAACACCAAGCTGTTCGCATCCCTAATTTTTCTTCTTTACTTTGCTTTTGCATATTTTTGAAAAAAACTATCGACTATGCCAATATCAGACCTTTTTAAACTTGTATTCAGAGCTGCTATTATTTTTTCCATCATTGTATTTGTAGGATTTACCGTCACTGGCAAAATCAACCGAGCCCACCATGTACTTCCCGAAAAGAGTTCCGTCACAGTAGCGGGGCAAAGCATGGATTTAGCAGCATTTGCCCAAAAACACCAACCTTCGTTTTATGCTTCCAGCACCGTCTCCCAGCCCAACAAACTCTATTACGAAGTAGTAGATACCACGGGGATTTATGCTATTATCTACCATGCTGAGTGGAAAAATGAGGAGCACCCCAACATGGCCTTGGATGTTCTTAATAAAACAGCGGGCCTGGCTTACTACGGTTTCAATTTTCACGATGTGGAGTTTGTTCAGATAGATGTAGATAAAACCACAGGCGAGATAATTAAGGTACTCGCCCCAACTGTTTTTGCCGAAGAGGTCAACACAGGAGGAAGGCAAAAGCTATTAGTTACAAAAGACTTAGACAGCTATTATGCTAGTATATTGGATGAGAATGGCAACGAGCTTTCCAAAAAGAATTTGGCATTTCCGGTACAATCGCCCTTGGCCATCGATGTCCTCAACTGGAACCACCTTATGGTAGTGGCCAGCGGGATCGACGGCAAAAGCAAGCTTGAGTTCCCGCTCGTTTACCTCGATGACGAAACCTACAAATCGGAAAAGTTTGCCAGAAGAGATCACGCTGAATACTTCACCCCAAAAAGCCCTGCCAACAAGCCAATTATTTTCTTTGTGGCAAGTATATTCCTGTTCTATTTCACTGTAGTTCAATGGTCTTACCTCAAAAAAAGTAGGGAAAGGAAAAATGCGGCAAAAGGGTAACAAACAGCCACTTAAATAAAACAAACGGGGCGTCTTTTCTAGAAAAGACGCCCCGTTTTTGTATGTACGCAAAGCAATCTATGAGTTACACATGGAATTGCTCCTTAATATTTTCGGTTACTACCTGACCGTCAAATAAGTGAATGACACGGTGGGCAAAGTTAGAATCGTGCGGAGAGTGAGTCACCATTATGATGGTAGTTCCTGCTTTGTTCAAGTCTGTAAGCAAGTTCATTACCTCTTCGCCATGAGCCGAGTCCAAGTTACCTGTTGGCTCATCGGCAAGGATTAGTGGAGGATTGGCAATTACCGCACGGGCAATAGCCACACGCTGCTGCTGACCTCCAGAAAGTTGCTGAGGAAAGTGATTCCTCCTGTTCATGATGTTCATTTGCTCCAATACCGCCTCTACTCTTTCTTTTCTTTCTTTAGCTGGCACCTTGAGGTAAAGTAATGGTAGTTCTACGTTTTCAAACACGGTAAGCTCGTCTATCAAGTTAAAGCTTTGGAAAATGAACCCTATCGAGCCTTTTCTCAGCTCTGAGCGTTGTCTCTCAGAAAAGTTAGAAACATCTTTGTCCAAGAAGTTGTACTCGCCACTTGAGGGGTTGTCCAACAAGCCCATGATGTTTAGCAAAGTTGATTTACCACAACCAGAAGGCCCCATAATCGCAATAAACTCACCAGTTTTCACCTCAACATTCACGTCGTTGAGCGCAGTGGTTTCTATTTCTTCTGTGGTATAGATTTTTTTCAGGTTCTTAGCTTTGATCATTTTTGTTGTTTTTTTTGAGCAGAAAAGAAAGAGTTATTAATTTGACACTAGAAAATTTTATATCGTATTCCCTTTATCAGGATATCTTCCGTTAAGGACAACAATCTTATTTAAAAGGATGCACGATCGAGCATATTTTTTTAGTGACATCTAACTGATTGATACTTTAAGATATCACTCTGATTACTAATTATATAGCAAAACTATTTGATTGGTAGAATTTCAATGCTAACGGTTTGCTGAAACCATATGCAAAATCTACCTTGTTAGTTTTGCAACACAAGCACTTCATTGTCTCCAAAATTATCGTAGGAAGAAGTCACAACTTTCTCGCCTGGTTCCAAGCCTTCCAACACCTCAAAATATTCGGTATTTCTTCTTCCAATTCGGATATTTCTCCTTGAGGCTTTATCTCCGGCATCGTTCACCACATACACCCAGTTTCCACCAGTGCTTGAGTAAAAACCGCCAACAGGAACTAAAGTAGCCTTTACTGGGCTGCCTAGCTGGATTTTAACCCGTGGGGAAAGTCCTCTTTTCATACCAGCAGGTGCTTCTCCTACAAATTCCATATCTACTTCAAACCTACCTTCGGTAATATTGGGATAGATTTTCGTAATCTTCATTTCGTAAGTCCTGCCGCTGAAATCGAACGTACCGATAAGCCCTTTCTCAATTCTTGGCAGGTAAAGCTCATCAATCCTCACCCTCACCTTAAAGTTATCCATCACATCTATCTGGCCTATCCTTTCCCCAGGAATAATCCCTTGTCCTATTTCCAAATCGGGAGTAGAAAGCTGACCCGCCGTAGGAGCGCGTATCACCAAATTATCGAGGATATCCCCAACCGCATCGAGGCTTTTGAGAATCCTACCCATGATCATCCCTTGCTGGCTAAGCTGATATGCTTTACTTATAGAGTCTTGTTTGAAGGAAGAATATTGCAGTTCCCGCACTTTCAAATTGTAGAAATAAGGCTTTTCTACCTCTTCAAACTCCCGCTTCGAAACCATATCCTGTTCAAAAAGCCTCTTGAAACGCTCATATTGAGGCTTTAGAAGAGCAATTTGATTGTCGATAGCAGCAAGTTCCGACTCCAGCCTCAGGCTGTTGCTTTCCATCTGGAGTTGCGTTTGCCGGGCTATGTTCAGTTGCTCGTAGAGCCTTGTTTCCGAATTCATCACTTCCCTTTCGAGGGCATCGTTGGCAAGCAAAAGGATTGTGTCGCCAGCTTTCACAACCGCACCTGTTTCCCTTATTATCTTTTTGATATTTCCGCCCTGGATCACGTCCAAGTAGCGCGTTTCGATGGGAAGCACCGTACCCGTTTGGGGAACATATTCTTGAAAAGAGTCGAACTTGACCGTAGAAACTGTAATCTTATTTAGATCGACATTGTACTTGGAACGCCTATCGGCAAAAATGAAGCTATAAAGTATGCCTGACACAAGTGCCACACCTAATCCGATAGTGATAATCCTTTTGAGAGTCCACGTTTTCTTTTGTATTTTTCTATCCATTATCTGCCGATTGCTAAATGTAATTCGATTATTAAAAAGTTAATGAGGTTTTGTGCAATTCTATTTGGTAGTGGAATAAAGTTAATTTGACCTAGGAACACTTCGAATTTTCCAACAAATGTGCCACTTAAACAACTTTCTTATTTACAGACAGTTACAAATAACATCTTCGGTTTCAGTTGGTCGAGGGCGGATAAAACTGCCCGTTGACGGACAGTAATTTTTCATTTCTAAACCGAATTGCACATATAGGGCCAAGCCTTACAAATGGAGCGGTTTTCAAGCACTTTATCTGTCCAAAACCATCAATTCTATTTCCAAGCCAAAGAAATACATTACTTTTGCCCATTGCTTTTACCAACCAGAAGGAAACCCATGAGAAACACGCATTTAGTCGACAACCAAGATACGATCATTGCACTTGCGACCGCTCCAGGGCGGGCAGCTATTTCTGTGCTTAGGATATCTGGGGAAGATGCTATTTCCATCACCAACAAGCTTTTCAAAGGCAAAAACCTCGAAAAGCAAGAGGGGCACACCTTGCACTTTGGTACCTTGATGGACGGCGAAATAATAGTAGATGAAGTATTGGTTTCTCTCTTTAGGACGCCCAAATCGTATACGGGGGAAAACAGCATCGAAATATCTTGCCACGGCTCGCCCTTCATTGTCCAGAAAATAATCAAGCTTTACTTGGCAAACGGAGTCCGCTATGCAAAAGCAGGGGAATTTACCAAACGAGCTTTTAGCAATGGAAAGTTTGACCTAGCGCAAGCCGAAGCCGTTGCCGACCTCATCGCTTCCGATTCTGACATTGCCCACAAAGCTGCCCTTAACCAGATGCGGGGCGGTTTTTCCAATGAAATAAAAACCCTGCGGGAAAAGCTCATCCACTTCGCCTCTATGATAGAACTTGAGTTGGACTTTAGTGAAGAAGATGTAGAGTTTGCCGACCGAGGGCAACTTAGCGCACTGATTGACGAGCTAGAAATCACCATCCAAGCCCTTATCAATTCTTTTGACCTAGGAAACGTGATAAAGAACGGAATCCCGACCGTGATCGCTGGAAAGCCCAATGCGGGCAAATCGACCTTGCTCAATGCCCTGCTCAACGAGGAAAAAGCCATCGTTTCGGAAATAGCAGGCACTACCCGCGACTTCATTGAAGACGAGCTTATTATCGGTGGAATTTCCTTCCGCTTCATAGACACCGCCGGCCTGCGCCACACCGACGACAAAGTGGAAGCCATTGGCGTACAGCGTACCTACGAAAAAATGCGGGACGCTTCGCTCATCATCTACCTCTTCGATATTTCCGAGACTTCCGTTTCCGAGCTTAAAGAAGAAACCGACAAGCTAGAAAAAATGGGCATTCCCTACCTCGCCGTTGCCAATAAAATCGACCTGTTGGAAAGCAAAAAAATGCCCGAAGCCTTTGCCGATGTGGAGCACCTGATCAGCATTTCGGCATCGGACCGCAACCAAATCAGTATCCTGAAAGACAAACTATTGGAAGTAGTAAGCCTCGACTCCTTTAGCTCGGGCAATACCATAGTGACCAACGCCCGCCACTACGAAAGCTTGGTGAGCACCATGAGCGCCTTGCAAGACGTGCGCACGGGCATCGCCTCCCAAATAAGCGGAGACTTCCTCGCCATCGACATCCGCAGCGCCCTCCACCACCTCGGTGAGATCACCGGTGAAATCACCACGGACGATTTGCTGGGGAATATCTTCAGCAAGTTTTGTATCGGGAAGTAATTACCACAAAACAACCCATCACAAAAATAGTATAAAAGCGCATAAAACAGGATTTAAAGCAAAAAAATAAATGTTTTAATGACCTGTTTATTTTGTAGCATTATGTGTTTATTTTGATTATATTTGTACCTCATTTGTACCCCGACCGAAAAAAACCACACTTCGGTCTTTTTTTGGGGAAATTATGGCACTTATTTACACTTAATTTATCTTATTTCTACTTAAGTACATCTAATGAGCAGTAATATCAAGGTACAACGCATTTGTCAGCATTGCAGTAAAGAGTTTACAGCCCGCACCACGGTTACAAAATATTGTTCTGACAATTGCGCTAAGCGAGCTTATAAGGCGAGAAAAAAAGCTGAAAAGGTCGGGAAGTCGAATACCGAAACCACTAAGCAAAGACCTATTGAGGAAATTAAGGCTAAGGAGTTCTTGACGGTTCGGGAAGTCTCTATTTTATTGGGATGCTCTACTCGGACTGCTTACAGACTAATTGACAACGGTACTTTAAAAGCAGTGAATCTTGCTGAACGTATGACTAGGGTAAAGAAAAGTGAACTGAACAATTTATTAGAGCAACCCTTACCCCCAGCCCCGAAAGAAGAAACACAATTTGATATTAATGACTGCTATACCCTTTCGGAAACTCAAGACAAATATGGGATTTCAGAAAAAGCCCTTTACGAACTTATAAACCGAAATAATATCCCTAAAACCAAAAAGGGCAAGTTCGCCTATGTTCCCAAACAGACAATAGACCAGTTACTAGCGTAAAAAAGTTCTTTTTAAGACTTCACTTTTTTCACTAATTTCACCACAAAGCATAAAAGACTAATGGCTATTAAAGTAAGCTTGAGACAAAAAAAGATCAGCAAAGGGCGTGAAAGCCTATACCTTGATTTTTATCCCCCTATCCCACACCCTGAAACAGGCAAGCCAACACGAAGGGAGTTTTTAGGGCTATACATCTTAGAAAAGCCTAAAACACCCATAGACAAACAACAGAATAAAGAACAATTAGCTTTAGGCGAAAGTATAAGGCAAAAGCGGGAAAACTTTTTAAACAAGCCTGAAATTTATAGCCAGTACGAAAAGGAACAACTACGGATAAAAGAGCAGGGCGAAAGATGCTTTGTAGAATACTTTAAGACATTGGCAAAAAAGCGTAAAGGTTCTAACTATAATAATTGGGATTCTGCGCTAAACCACTTCGCAAGCTTTACCAATGGCAGTTTAAAGTTTGCCGAACTCAACGAACGGATTTTAGAAGACTTCAAAGAATACCTACTTAGCACAAAAAGCAGGAGGAGCGACAAAACAACCCTTTCACAAAACTCAGCGGTTTCCTACTTCAATAAGGTTAAAGCTACACTACGTCAAGCATACAAAGACGGCATTTTACAAACAGACCTCAACACCAAAATAAGCCCAATAAAAACCGAAGAAACCAGACGGGAATATTTGACTATTGAGGAGCTAAACCAACTTGTCAAAACCCCGTGCAATGCCCCCTTGCTGAAACGTGCAGCTTTATTCTCAGCACTTACTGGATTGCGGTTCTCAGATATTCAAAAAATGGTATGGAGTGAATTAGAATACATAGAGGGACAAGGTTATTTTCTGAATTTCAATCAAAAGAAAACTAAAGGAGTGGAAGTGTTGCCTATACCAGAACAAGCTTACAATTTCACAGAAGGAAATAAAAACCCAAAGGATATGCCACAGGATAAAAAGGTGTTCGAGGGGCTTAAATATTCTGCCTACCAAAACAAACACCTCTTCCAATGGATAGGAGCAGCGGGGATAACAAAAGACATCACCTTTCACTGCTTTAGGCACACCTACGCAACACTTCAACTAGTTAACGGGACGGACATTTACACCGTCTCAAAAATGCTAGGGCATAAAGACCTTAAGACTACGCAGGTTTACGCTAAAATAGTAGATGAAGCCAAGAGGGAGGCAGCGGGTAAAATTAAATTGGATTTGTAGAATAATTAAAGGCATAAAGAAGAATGATAAACCCGAACCTTACTAAAGAAATAAATGGTATTACCGTATTTGAGCATACAGATAATGATGCTCATGTAAAAACTATTCTCCGTAACCCTTTTAAACCTTATCACCCAATTTCATTTAGAGATAATGTACTTACCCTCTATAATGAAGAGGACAAAAAGTTTTATACGCAGGATGGCAAACCTAAAATCAAAGATAAAGGAAATGAAATTGATTATAATTTCCGTATATTTTCAACAAGCACAGGGGGGGATATTTTATTTGAGCTACCATTTGTTTCCCTTACAGAATTTGATAGCTATACCTTAAAACCTTTTAAGCTTATAATTGACCTGTTCAAAACAGAACTTGAACGAATTGAAAAAGAATACTTTAACATCAAGGAAAGTGAATTCAAGGAGCTTTCAGCAAGCCTAAAAAAAGATGGATATATTAATTACGATATTATTGATGATAAAAGCATTTTAGGATTTCTAGAAAAGAAATTATACCCAAAAAAAATATTAAAAATAAACCCAAAAGGAATTGTAACTGCTAAGCCACAAGAAAAAGTAACAGCAGGAGAAATTTGCATAACTTATGATAGAACAGTCCATATCCCCGAGAAGGTTATCATTGATTTTTTCTTTGAGTACATAGCAAAAAGGAATAACGATTACCAAGAATTACTTTCAAAAAGTGGTTTAGTAACCCAGTCAAACTCTTCAAAAAAGACAAGTAAGAAATTCATAGCTAACGAACATGCATTAGCATACATTTTTGACTTATACGCTGAAGGAAAACAAGTACCAATTAACAGAACAGAAGGAGGCTTAAATGCTAAAGAGATTAAAAGAATAGGAATAGAAAAGGGTTTTGATAAACCCGATACCTTCTATAGAGCTGTAAAAAACGTTTTGAAGTTTGACTTAAACAAGACAAAAGACCTAAATAACATCTCAAAAGATTGGTTTAATGGAGTAAAGACTTTATCAAACAATTGGGTAAAAACCAGTGAATATCTAAAAGAAAAAGGCTTATCTGGGGATTAGTGAGGAAAAATCCCTACTAGTCCCCACAAAAATCCCTATCCATTTTTGATGCATAATTAAAAAAAAAAATTATGCACAACGTAGTATTAAGCCCAATTGATCCCGAAAAGCTAATCAGCGGGATAGCAGAAAGAGTTACTGCAAATATCTTAAAAGCAGTAAGTGAACAACAAATCTCCAAAGCCCCCGAACAACTCCTAACCGTTCAGGAAGCTGCCGAGTTTTTAAATCTTACAGTCCCGACCATTTACAGCAAGGTAAGCAGGAGTGAATTGCCTGTAATGAAGCGCAGTAAAAGACTGTACTTTTCAAGCTCTGAGCTATTGGCTTATTTAAAGGAGGGGCGTAAAAAATCTAATGCTGAAATAGAGGCAGAAGCAGAAGCCTATTTGTTAGGCACAAAAAAAGGAGGTATAAAATGAGAAACTCATCAAAAACCCCCATTAATGCTTTTCAGCATAAAAGACAAGGTAAAGATACCTACTCTACTACCCAGTTAAAAACCATATTTCTATTTTTAAAGGAACACGTTGCCACCGCTTCAATGGTATCGGCTGCAACGGGTGTACCTCAGAAGTGCATCACACGATACAAAAGAGATTTAGAAAAGGTCGGGCTACTATGGGAAGTTGAAAAGAAGAGGTGTAAAGAAACTGGTTTCAAAGCGTGGTACTTAACCACCGATGCCAAAAAAGCTCCAACACTTATTAATAACCAATTAAACCTTTTCTAAAGATGGGAGCAAAAAAAATAAAGCCCAAGTTTGAGGATTTAAGCAATCCTCAAACATTGGTAAGTCATGTCCAAGAGCTGAAAAAACAGGGCTCAACACCTCATACCGAAGTCTTAGACCAACTAATTGAGCAGATTGAATCACTGGACTTTGAAGCATTAGCAAACCCACATAATATTGAAAACTTCAAATTGGCTAATAGGCATTATTTGGTGTTATCTATTGAAAACATCTTGAAGATAGCAGAAAGCAACCGTTGGAGTTTGTGCAAAAACCAAGATTTCATTTATTTATTCAATGGTAGTTTTTGGAATGAGATTGATAAAGATATTCTTCAAAGGTTTTTAGGGGAAGCAGCCAATAAAATGGGCGTACCAGAATTTACAGCGAAGCATTTTCAATTCAGAGAACAGCTTTACAAGCAGTTTTTAAGTACGGCATACTTACCAACCCCTGAAAACAATAAAGACACCGTTTTAATTAACCTTCAAAACGGAACATTTGAAATAAGCCCAAAAGGCAACCACTTACGTCAATTTAACAGAGCGGATTTCATTACTTATCAGCTACCCTTTGAATACAATTGTGAAGCAAAAGCACCCTTGTTTGAAAAATACCTCAACAGGGTGTTACCTGACAAAGAACGTCAAAAAGTACTCGCTGAATATTTAGGCTATTTGTTCATAAAGCACGGAAGCCGTTTAAAGTTGGAAGCAGCATTGGTATTATACGGTACAGGAGCAAATGGCAAGTCTGTATTTTATGAAGTAGTAAATGCATTGGTCGGGCCTGAAAACATTAGCAGTTATTCATTAGAAGAGCTAACGGATAATTCAGGGTATTACAGAGCCATGATATCCAACA
It encodes:
- a CDS encoding ABC transporter ATP-binding protein produces the protein MIKAKNLKKIYTTEEIETTALNDVNVEVKTGEFIAIMGPSGCGKSTLLNIMGLLDNPSSGEYNFLDKDVSNFSERQRSELRKGSIGFIFQSFNLIDELTVFENVELPLLYLKVPAKERKERVEAVLEQMNIMNRRNHFPQQLSGGQQQRVAIARAVIANPPLILADEPTGNLDSAHGEEVMNLLTDLNKAGTTIIMVTHSPHDSNFAHRVIHLFDGQVVTENIKEQFHV
- a CDS encoding helix-turn-helix domain-containing protein encodes the protein MSSNIKVQRICQHCSKEFTARTTVTKYCSDNCAKRAYKARKKAEKVGKSNTETTKQRPIEEIKAKEFLTVREVSILLGCSTRTAYRLIDNGTLKAVNLAERMTRVKKSELNNLLEQPLPPAPKEETQFDINDCYTLSETQDKYGISEKALYELINRNNIPKTKKGKFAYVPKQTIDQLLA
- a CDS encoding HlyD family efflux transporter periplasmic adaptor subunit, with the translated sequence MDRKIQKKTWTLKRIITIGLGVALVSGILYSFIFADRRSKYNVDLNKITVSTVKFDSFQEYVPQTGTVLPIETRYLDVIQGGNIKKIIRETGAVVKAGDTILLLANDALEREVMNSETRLYEQLNIARQTQLQMESNSLRLESELAAIDNQIALLKPQYERFKRLFEQDMVSKREFEEVEKPYFYNLKVRELQYSSFKQDSISKAYQLSQQGMIMGRILKSLDAVGDILDNLVIRAPTAGQLSTPDLEIGQGIIPGERIGQIDVMDNFKVRVRIDELYLPRIEKGLIGTFDFSGRTYEMKITKIYPNITEGRFEVDMEFVGEAPAGMKRGLSPRVKIQLGSPVKATLVPVGGFYSSTGGNWVYVVNDAGDKASRRNIRIGRRNTEYFEVLEGLEPGEKVVTSSYDNFGDNEVLVLQN
- a CDS encoding rhodanese-like domain-containing protein, coding for MSLSELIFGKKKYNVLSSEEFETAIRTQKKIYLLDVRAKSEFDDRKIPNALNLDIRNPNFKNKIAQFDPAKAVYIYCQSGKRAGRACDMFVKLGFEKVYNLKGGLIQYEGRTI
- a CDS encoding site-specific integrase, which encodes MAIKVSLRQKKISKGRESLYLDFYPPIPHPETGKPTRREFLGLYILEKPKTPIDKQQNKEQLALGESIRQKRENFLNKPEIYSQYEKEQLRIKEQGERCFVEYFKTLAKKRKGSNYNNWDSALNHFASFTNGSLKFAELNERILEDFKEYLLSTKSRRSDKTTLSQNSAVSYFNKVKATLRQAYKDGILQTDLNTKISPIKTEETRREYLTIEELNQLVKTPCNAPLLKRAALFSALTGLRFSDIQKMVWSELEYIEGQGYFLNFNQKKTKGVEVLPIPEQAYNFTEGNKNPKDMPQDKKVFEGLKYSAYQNKHLFQWIGAAGITKDITFHCFRHTYATLQLVNGTDIYTVSKMLGHKDLKTTQVYAKIVDEAKREAAGKIKLDL
- the mnmE gene encoding tRNA uridine-5-carboxymethylaminomethyl(34) synthesis GTPase MnmE; this encodes MRNTHLVDNQDTIIALATAPGRAAISVLRISGEDAISITNKLFKGKNLEKQEGHTLHFGTLMDGEIIVDEVLVSLFRTPKSYTGENSIEISCHGSPFIVQKIIKLYLANGVRYAKAGEFTKRAFSNGKFDLAQAEAVADLIASDSDIAHKAALNQMRGGFSNEIKTLREKLIHFASMIELELDFSEEDVEFADRGQLSALIDELEITIQALINSFDLGNVIKNGIPTVIAGKPNAGKSTLLNALLNEEKAIVSEIAGTTRDFIEDELIIGGISFRFIDTAGLRHTDDKVEAIGVQRTYEKMRDASLIIYLFDISETSVSELKEETDKLEKMGIPYLAVANKIDLLESKKMPEAFADVEHLISISASDRNQISILKDKLLEVVSLDSFSSGNTIVTNARHYESLVSTMSALQDVRTGIASQISGDFLAIDIRSALHHLGEITGEITTDDLLGNIFSKFCIGK
- a CDS encoding helix-turn-helix domain-containing protein codes for the protein MHNVVLSPIDPEKLISGIAERVTANILKAVSEQQISKAPEQLLTVQEAAEFLNLTVPTIYSKVSRSELPVMKRSKRLYFSSSELLAYLKEGRKKSNAEIEAEAEAYLLGTKKGGIK
- a CDS encoding phage/plasmid primase, P4 family; its protein translation is MGAKKIKPKFEDLSNPQTLVSHVQELKKQGSTPHTEVLDQLIEQIESLDFEALANPHNIENFKLANRHYLVLSIENILKIAESNRWSLCKNQDFIYLFNGSFWNEIDKDILQRFLGEAANKMGVPEFTAKHFQFREQLYKQFLSTAYLPTPENNKDTVLINLQNGTFEISPKGNHLRQFNRADFITYQLPFEYNCEAKAPLFEKYLNRVLPDKERQKVLAEYLGYLFIKHGSRLKLEAALVLYGTGANGKSVFYEVVNALVGPENISSYSLEELTDNSGYYRAMISNKLVNYASEINGRLQTDMFKKMVSGEVMPARLPYGKPMQLKQYAKFIFNCNELPKDVEHTNAYFRRWLIIPFDVTIPKEKQDSELHSKIIKDELSGVFNWVLEGLNRLLKQKKFTYCDASNQAIEKYKTQSDSVKMFLDENNYQKSPTSYELIKDLYTKYRGFCMEDGYNPVNKSNFIKRLTACGVDVARKNMGNVAYLSNLKGGQ